The Pleurodeles waltl isolate 20211129_DDA chromosome 7, aPleWal1.hap1.20221129, whole genome shotgun sequence genome includes a region encoding these proteins:
- the LOC138304071 gene encoding protein NYNRIN-like, producing the protein MVKRAAPIVMDYPYFVYVPHLVQLLLSSAATQHFWEARHTGYEVTLLSNTNITIKKMPPVNLATLLPAIGDCDETPDRDCVEVVGTCTTPRPDLQQTPLEKADYEWYTDGSSSRLTDTDYRAGYAVTTVDTIIESATLPPGTSAQQAELYAVTRACILADGKSVNIYTDSRYAFGVVHDFGQLWQYRGFITAAGRPIQNGLLVKNLLKAILLPNSIAVIKCEAHTGANTKIARGNAKADTAARESMLQPIQMVPLMAKSIPKIQLIQRQLLLAGVKEAQWSAALAEERVWTDAGCLQNDEGLWVHQDGRPVAPRSMFLPLARLAHGPTHMAQGGMNELIRQEWFAPGITAFTAQFCSQCLVCAQHTKGLSPATHDHLPVPQGPFTNVQIDFAYMPPVNGFKYLLVCVDQFSKWVEAFPTRKNDAATVVRCLMKDIIPRFGVPQGINSDRGGEFVATVVQKMCECLGIEWKLHAPYHPQSSGQVERMNSTIKID; encoded by the coding sequence ATGGTAAAGAGGgcggctcccattgtgatggactacccttattttgtttatgtgccacatttggtacagttgttgttgtcatcagcagcaacacagcatttttgggaagccaggcacacaggttatgaggtcacgttgttgtctaacactaatattaccataaaaaaaatgccccctgttaatttggcaacattattacctgccataggtgattgtgatgagacccctgaccgtgattgtgttgaggttgtaggaacatgcaccacacccagaccagatttacaacagacacctttagaaaaggcagactatgagtggtacactgatggttcctccagtagactaacagacaccgattacagagcagggtatgcggtaacaacagtagacaccataattgaaagtgcaactctgccccctggcacatctgcccagcaagctgagctgtatgctgtaacaagagcatgcatcctagccgatgggaaaagtgttaacatttatactgactcacgttatgcctttggagttgtccacgattttggccagctgtggcagtatcgtggtttcataacagcagcagggcgccccatccaaaatggccttttagtaaagaatttgttaaaagcaatactactacccaacagcatagcagtaataaaatgcgaggcacatacaggggctaacaccaagatagccagaggaaacgccaaggctgacacagcagcaagagaaagcatgttacagccaatacaaatggtgcccctaatggcaaaaagcattcctaaaattcagcttattcagagaCAGTTGTTACTAGCTGGTgtaaaggaagcacaatggtctgcagcactagctgaggaaagagtgtggactgatgctgggtgtttgcaaaatgatgagggattgtgggtccaccaggatgggagacctgtggctccacgtagtatgttccttccccttgcaaggcttgctcatggacccactcacatggcacaaggggggatgaatgagctaattagacaggaatggtttgcaccagggataacagccttcactgcacaattctgctcccaatgtcttgtctgtgcccagcaTACTAAAGGCCTgtcccctgctacacatgatcacttaccagtaccacaggggccgtttaccaatgtccaaatagactttgcctatatgcccccagtgaatggattcaaatatttgctggtgtgtgtggatcaattttcaaaatgggtggaggcgtttcccacaaggaagaatgatgcggcaactgtggtgcgatgcttgatgaaagatatcataccccgatttggggtcccccaaggcattaatagcgacagagggggtgaatttgtggctacagtggtgcaaaagatgtgtgaatgtttgggaatagagtggaaactgcatgccccttaccacccccaaagttcaggacaggtggagaggatgaactccactataaaaatagattag